TGGCGAATATGCCCACCCTATGGTCGCCTGCTACAAACATAACCTTGGCATAGCAATTCGGATCAGGGGAATGGTTGGCAAACTTCAGCTTGTTGCCCATCCTGAAGGCATCGAGAACAAACTGCGTCCAAAGAGTATGCATAAGCAACAGCTAGCGTCTGGATCAGATATAAAATACAGGTTCTTGAATAAACCGAGCTGAGAAGGAGAATAACTTAGCTCATGCAAAAGCACTATAGCTAAATCTAGTGGTCAGTCCCGCATGTAACCGTGAATGTTTGCATACTGTAACTGGTATATTTCTGCACACGTACCTCAGTATTTAAGTTGAAAAGGAATGATGAATTCTCACGGTCATATCTCTGTCCACGCTTGGCTGCTTCCCTATGAGAGATAAGCTCCCCAGTGTACTCCCCAAGACAGTCATCCTTGCCAACAGTATTCTGAAGATTGTGGAAAAGATATTCATGCTTGCCAACATTATTCTGGGGTACAGGAAAAGAGTGATGAAGAGGATGAAAGGAGCAATTTTACCTTAACGAATGCTCCCCAGCCAGAAACATCAGATCTCCCAAGTACGACCTGAAACAAAAGTCACACTAATTCAAGACCATCAACAGGCCTAGAAAATATATATGTTTGTTTGAAAGAGAAGCAGGACATTCTAAAAGAAAGTGAGTATTTTATTTCCCTAAGAAAAGTGAATATTTATAGGGAGGCATGTGTTTTACCGGGTATCCGATGTGTCGTGTCACAACATTAAGTCAATCGTGAACATCAAAATGCAATTTGCCTTCAATATCTGTTAGTGCCCTTTTAAAAAAACAAAGGTGGCATTATCCAATTTTCTTTTTTCCATTATTTCAGAAGAAAAAATGCTGTCCTCAAAGGCTACTAAACTTCAATTGATGGTAAGAAAAGTTTTTGCTGAAAAAAGTATCAGACTTGAATCAAGTTTACGGTATCAGTTTGTTTTAGTATCCTAATTGGTTCATAGCTGGCTCGGAAACCCATAACCAAGAAAAACCAACGCTCATAAGGAATCAGTTCCTAAAGGGTCTATATGGGATACAGGCTTCAACAGTAATgaaaggtactccctccgtcccataatataagagcgtttttgacactagtgtagtgtcaaaaacgctcttatattatgggacggagggagtagctcaaAAGAGATCTAACACTTAAATCATGTTTAAATAGCATATAGCAATTCAGACCATGGTCTGGTGAAACTATCTATAAGTACAACTGGGTAATGGATTGGACATATGAGCCTGCAGTTATGCACACAAAGTATTTGCTGCCCTTATCTTTATCTTTAGTTTAGTAAGGGACATGATTACAAGTCATCAAACCAAGTATCGACTCAAAGAAATTATAAACAAGATGTCCACAACATTTGATAGCATAAGTGCATTGTTGTTTACCTTTTGTTGTTGTCTAAGAAGCAGTTTCATGTTCTGACATCCATAATTATCACCTCTTTGGTTGGGGACACCCAATGAACCGTCACCACACCTGTAGGTTAGAAAAGGAACAGTTCAATGTTGTTCTAAAAAACTTATGGAGCAAACCACTTCCGCAAGGCACTAATGGAACACCCTTTTTAGCATGACTGGATAACTCTGACTTTATACATCTGAGGTTGCTTTCAAAATTAAGTTACCCAACTGAAGTTGCTGTCCAAGATTTGCTGTTTAACTCTACATACATGCATAACAAATTAACAATTGAAGTAAGCTACAAAGTCAGAAGATTTCCTATCATGACATGATTTCAGAAAGTAACTTTCGAAGTTCAGGTAAATACCCATCAGATATTGTTCTAATTTATTTGCACAGTTAACATTACGTCAGATTTTAGCAGAGGTAAACAAAGTGCATAAACAAATGGGAAACATAGATGTTTTCACCCCCTTTAAACAATGCACTGGTACACATGAGCATTCAATTAACTATGCTAGCAAATGGGCAACATCATATCAAATTAATAGGCATGATGATTGTCAGTTATGGCTGATGGCTACAAATTTATTTTATGAACTTAAATTCAGTCCCATTGTTTAAGCTTTAGTTGCAGAAATGAGTATCTTGAGATTAAAAAAAATTGAGAATAGTAATTTTGAACTACTCTGGTACAGGTTGGATCATAGAGTGCAAAGAACAAAAATCACAAGTCTGTCTAAACAGATCATTAAAAATTAACTACAAAATCTTTCAAAGATTCCCCAGTTCCAGATACATACCCTACCCCACACTTTCTGCACACATCAGGATCACATTCCCTGTCAGCAGCAAAGCATGGGCACTGGCGGCTGCGACACTGAGCCTTTGCACAATTACAGCCTCGAAAACGATTCTTGCACGCTTTCGGACACCTGGAATGCAAAGAGCATAAAATTCCACACAACAGATAACAATCTGTAAATGATGACATAAGGATGAGGATACCAAATTGTTTGCATGCTACCGGATGTGTGTTCATCCGTCTGTATAGCTCATTACAATCATAATTGGAATTTCTCAAATGAAGTAATAATAACAAATTATCAAGGACCTaagagtagtactccctccgatccatattagttgtcgctcaaaggtatgtatctagcactgaaatacgtctagatacatccgtttcagtgacaattaatatggatcggagggagtattgGATTTCATTCTTTTCTGAGAGTTGATCCATCTATTATGCAGCTTCGTAAAATCTTTTTTGAATCCAATAGCTTAGATATTCTCTATAAAGAGTTCAAGGATGGCAACGTGTCATGAGACAGTAACTCAACTACACAGTACTCAGTCGGTACATTAAGCAATATAACAGAAAATTAAAGCAAACTGCATCTATAAATATATGGTACATGTGCAATGATATTCATATCCAGAAGGACAAGCAGCCTCAGTTCACCTACAATAGGACTAACCAAGCATAATCTCTACTATTAAAGTGGAGTCTGCGGTCGTGATGGTACGTCGTGGTCTGGTTTGGTTTCATAAGTTTATTGGTTTCACGTTAATTATGGAGAGTATCATTCTTTGGACGGGAGGATCACATTAATTATGGAGAGTATCATTCTTTGAACGGGGGATTACGTTAATTATGGAAAGTATCATCGAGTGTTTGACGGGAGGATCACGTTAATTATAGAGTATCATTCTTTGGACGGGGGATCACGTTACTTATGGAGAGTGTCATTCTTTAGACATGAGGATAACGTTAATTATGAAAAGTTCATCGAGTGTTGGATGGGAGGATCACTAGAATATGTATGCCCCCGTTGCAACGCCCGGGAAATTAGCTAGCCTAAACAAAGGATGAGTATCAAACCAAGCCACACCGAAGCAGAGGGCAAACAATATTTCTGGTACCAGCAAAAGTAGGTTAGACCATGGGAGAGATCAGCAATAAGTCAATACATAGAAGAAAAATATATCTATATACTTCAAATGCATACAAACTTAAGCATAATGATGCAAAATTTGTAAAGGAAAACAATTAACTCACCCACAGAATTTCTCACAGCATGTATCATTTTTCCGACATGGACACTGTTTCCCACATGCCGATTGACAACCACATGGATTGTAATGCTGACGAAGCTCACCCTTCATTGCTGCAATCCTTTTCCTTATGAAACGGTAGACTGTAGATCTTGAGGCATGCTTGACCCTTCCTCGCTTTCTAGGACGCCGTGATCCCAGGCCCAACCCATGTCCCTGTGATGTCAACATCGGCAGCACTGACATAAGACCACCCGGGTAAAAATATATAGAGTAGACTGAAACCTACTTTTATGAATCCTTTAACAAGAGAATCAACACCGTTAAAAACCTCTGATGTGCTGCTGTTCTCAATATAATTCATATACTGAAAAACATCACTGCATGTTTTCTCTCCAGCAAGAAGGTTCCGAGCAATTAAACAACTGCATGAAAAGAAACCCACAGGTTCAGTCTTATGACTATTGATTCCGGAAAGCAGGGTAAACCTATGACTACAATAATGATAATGGAGAGCGATGATTCAGCCCCCGGAGTTATTTGCTCCCACTGTGAGCAGTAAAATCCCAAGAATAACTTCCGACTGTCAACAATTCAAGAAAATAGGACAGATGCAAGTGATACGTGCTTGCAAATCTTCATGGAAAATGAGTAGTTTTGCACCCTAGCAAAAAAAAATCAGTGCCCTAAAAAATATAAGTGGTAGTGGGACTGTGGAgtcaaaattttaaaattatatCATTAGTGGAAATATTTTTGTAGTTATGTTTCTAAGCCGATGGTCATAGTCCATGCAATTTCAGATAACAGAGAATTTTTAAACAATCCATTCTCCAACGTTTATCCAATCCCCACTACAGCTTAACACTTGTAGGATGATGATGAGGTAAGTAGAAGGCATGAAGAATTATGGATAAACATTACTCATTAAGGATCCATGATCAAAATCTTCCAAATGGCGGAGTATAACCCTTCACACATAACCTTACTTAGTTCAGAATTATGTTGACAGGTTATTCAAAGCTACATAGGAACTTTGACCTGACTGGTtgtataatactccctccataaagaaatataagagcatttagatcactgaAGTAGTGACCTAAACGCTCTTCCAAATGGCGGAGCATAACCCTTCACACATAACCTTACTTAGTTCAGAATTATGTTGACAGGTTATTCAAAGCTACATAGGAACTTTGACCTGACTGGTtgtataatactccctccataaagaaatataagagcatttagatcactgaAGTAGTGACCTACACGCtcttactccctccattcccaaatatatgtctttctagagattccaacaaatgattacatacggagcaaaatgagtgaatctacactctaaaatatgtctacatacatccgtatgttgtgtccatttgaaatgtctaaaaagacttatatttaggaacggaggaagtatatttctttacagagggagtagtaagcAACACACTAACATTAAGTTCAAGGTATAAATTCAGTCATGAGGAGAAAGGTCCAACCTGTTCCTTCCAAAAATCTCCACACCTTTAACTAGAAGCTCTTGCTCAATCACCATCCAGGATACAAAATTGTCTTCTTGCCTGCATATATTCTTATCGACTAATTCTTCCTTCCTCGAACTATCATGACCATCTGTTGCTGAATGCTCATTATTTGTTTCCACCATCAAATAATTACGATCTTCCACTAAAGCTGAGTTATTCTCCATTTGATGTGCATCCTTCTTCCGAGAACTTCTTGTGCTTGGAGAATTATGTTGTGAGTATGCAATTGAATCTTTGTGTTTGGTGGCCTGGCAATATATGGTTTGAGAACAGTATCAATGCAAGTCGGTGCTTATCTTTCATAATCAAAATTGTCAGAGAAGACAAGCAGCTTTTCAGAAGTCATATACACCATAAAATACGAACCAGTTTATAACAATGAATACCACATGGTACATCATCCCTGCTGTTCCAAGGTGATTGCTTTTCTGCCTGTATGAAGAACGCACAAATAAGAAAAAACACGTAATTTTGGAAATAATTCTGGAACAGAACTTACAGGAAATATTATATCTTGAGAACACCCGTGTAGTTTGCAATCAAAAACCTGCCAATGTCACGATGAGAAGAATATTCATCAGCAACAAGAGGCATTACATATATCACATGATGATTGATAGATGAACATACTAGACATCGCCGACAAAAGAGATTATCGAAGGAATCCAGTGCTGCAGCCAAATCTTTATCATGGTAGATATCTTTCAGTTTGGCATTAAGTTTGGACACTTCTTTGGAAGAACTTTCAGTACTCTCTCGTTGTAAGATCTCATATCTGGCCTGTAAAAATAGGGCTATGTGTGTTATTGTCAATGCTGAAAATGTGAATTGGAAAAGGAAAAGCCCAAATGGCCAAAATGCTATTGAGATTAAGTGGCTATGAAGAGAAAACTAACCTTTATATCACCAGGAGTCTTCTCAAAACAGTGAGCTAGGGTCTCCAGCGCTTCATCAGACATGCCACATCCGTCAATGGTCATCCTAACATGAAAGTAGAGGAGGAACATAAATTATTACACCAAAACATCAAAATGCCCAGTGAGAGAAAGACATCTTATAGCAGAAGCCAAAATATATTGTTGATCTATCAAGTTTAAGAAAGATGTAAACTCATCAACAGACTACTCAGATTAGAGGTAGACAGGGTAAACTCGATAATTTTGTTCCTGAACAATATGGTAAAAACAAATCCAGCACCCAGTTTGGATAAAACTAAAAAACCTTACTTTTCTGGGGGTCCAAGCTAGGCTAGTTTGATTATGCTCCCACAATGAAGAATAATTAGACAGCAGCAACAACAGAAGAGACCCTAGGTAAAAAAGTAAAAAAGCCACACATGTGTAACTTATTGCTATTGAAGTTCTCTACTACATGAAAATGAAGTGGAGCTATGCATGCCACAATAATTACATAAGTGATATTTTGTATTTGCACTACTTTAACACTGTATAAATCTTGATATACTATGTTTTGTGAAATAAAGTTGTGACAATCTTTAAATTTAAAGTAAAGTGTGTGCAATCTCTAAAGGAAAATACGAGAAACTTATTGCTTTAAAGAAAAGTAAGTGCAATAGCGATCATTCAAAAAACTGTGATTCTTAAACCATAGCAGATGTCAGTCACAAATAAGTGCAGAAGTTAAACCTAGGTAAGGTAAAGTAATGCAAAAGAAAACAATGGAAACCCCAAGTTTGTTTACCGAATAAAACAATCTTCAGAGCTTTTGAATTCCCTTTTCTCCTCTTCATCCTCAACAACTTCATCTTCACTATCACTGAACATTAAAGCTCCACCACAATCTGCATTATAGTAAATATTTTGTCGATGAAATGCAGATTGGTCTTCCGTCATCCTCTGGTTCCTGCATGAAACCCCGAGAAATCTTTTGTCTCAGAACCAATACGAGACCTTACTCTTGCAAAAAGAGAAAAGTAAAACtcttatgtactccctctgtccggaattacttgtcgtgtaaatggatgtatctagaactaaaatacgtctagatacatccatttttgcgacaagtaattccgaatggagggagtacaaaataTACTATTAAAATCCCTATCAGCAAACACTTCCATTCAAAGCATGCCCTCAATCTAATCATaagctgttgctgctgctctctACCTCAACCGTGCAGTAGCGACACACAGAGATTCAATATTTAATGCATCTGCATCAGTTTTGGGAAGGTTGGGAAGTGCCTGTGATATGAAACAGACCTGTCCAAAAACACCCATGTTGTATAAGGTGGAAGGTCTGACACTGTTGGTAGTTCAATTGGCTTATTAGCATTCTTTGCAGTGAGAATTCCACCCAAAGTAGCAGTCGATGTGCCATACGGACTATCTTCTTGAGAACTGCCACCATCTTTCTCAGCAAGGCACAGTTCAAGACCAAGCGTTGAGCACGACGCATCGTCTTGCCTAGGTGTCAGCGGATTCGTGGCTAAACCTGTACCATCCAATGCACTCGTTTGCCAGATTGTTGAAGAACCGCGATTGCTCTGCATAATGGTGCTGAGCTTAATCTTGTTATTCTCTACCATATCCTGGAAAAAAAATATAACAATCAGACAAATGACACCGGGAACATCTGATTAATAAATGCGGAGGGGAGTACAGAATGTGTGGTTTCAAAGCACCTTAATCTCAGCGGAACGAAGTGTCGCGAACTCATTCTTCAACGAGTTAACATAAGTTGGAACGGAGACCTCGCCTAATTCTCCATCCGGTATAGCCTCATCATCCTGAGGAACCTGCATTGACAGTAACTTCATCAACACATGCGTAACACACTCACATAATGGTTATATGACTGATTAGGGGTACAAAAGTATCAGAGCCGAAAAGAGAGGCGATATTAGACCCCAACCATTAGTTCCACTCAACATTACAGGGGGTCAGGATTCAGGACACAATGCACAATAGAAGTGTGGATTTCCAATTTGCAGATAACTCTCAGCTGCTAAGCACAGTAGTGAACTGGGGCATATGATCAGGTACCAACGTTATAAACTGAACTCATAATTTTCTAAGCAAAACTCCAACGGCCATGAACTCTCGTTTTCTTTGATTTAGTAGGAAAATTTGGTCTGTAATAATCTGCACTTTGGGGCTTGTTGGCTCGTCAGTTTTCTAGTTCCTTAATCTGGTAGAACTTGGAGTCGTGTAACAGATTCTGCTCTGCTTTCGTTTTGAATGAAAATGGAACCGGGGGGCGTTTTGCCCTCCTGATAGTCTAAAAAAAAACTCCAACGGCAGCTCCTGGATTCGAGAAGGGGAAATGCAGGATTAACAACACCCTAAAAAACGAAAGAGATCGGAATGTCGAAcccctcggcggcggcggcgatgcgcgtTGGAGGCGCAGGGGTTTGGAGACTAAGCGTCTGCGGCGACGGCGAGCTACGGTGCGGCGGCAGCTCTAGCCTCTAGGGCACAGAGAAGGATTGGGGATTTTGCGGCCGCATTGGGTCGGAGCGTCGGATTGCAGCCTACACCACTAGGTCTCTCCGGGCCGGACCCCCGgcgcgagcggccggcggttggcgctGAGAACCTGTATGTGGCGGCGGCCATCGGACCGGACGCCGAGATGTTCTGCGGCGGGGACAGCATGCGCACAGCGGAGCGCGGCGGCGTGGTAGTGTATTTTTCAACCTTTTGTGGTGAGCACACAAACGACACAAAACtctcctcaaaaaagaaaaagaacaagaaaaaagaaaacacagAAACGAGACAAAACTGTATGAATTGTAGACTCCAGATACTAAGAGCATCTCTAACAGACACTGTAAACTCGCGGCCTGAAaaaagccacgtaaaatatgttTTTGGGCCGATTTTGCCTCGCACAGAATACACCCTGCAAACGGCAACCGTAAAACCAAACATTCCCCACCGCAAATGGATAATCCTGGGTCGTCTTCTACAATTGTTTTCTTGTTCTGCTGGTCGCTCAGCCGGCTGCCCGCCGTCCTTCCCCGCCTCCCCTCGTCGTTCCCCGCCGCCCCCGACCGCCCCCCGTCACTCCTGGCCCTGCCACGCCACCACTACCCCGACCTAGGCCGCGAGGAGCCGCGGGAGGCCAGCCCCATCCAAGCCGCCGACATGAACGACCATGGCGGAGATGACGGAGGAGGACCGAAAGGGTTGCTGCGATACAAATACGAGAGGGGAAAGTAGGGGAATTGGATCGGGACCTCACCAGATCGAGGCGTGCGTTGTTGGAGACAGCGGAGAAGGACCGGATGCGATGAATTCCGTCAGATTCCGGACTCCGGTGTCGGTCAGGTGACATTTGGGGCAAGAAATCTACCCACAGCCAGCGTTGACCAGTATACGGGGCACCCTCAGTTTGGCCTCCGAGCCTTCAAATACAAGGGTCTCGGGTGTGGGTTTTCGGTGGCCTGAAAAATATTTACGGGTTTGACCACTTTTACGGTGTCTATTCTTTACACTTTTTTGACCAAAACCTTCAAAACGGAAAATTATAAGGGTTTGACTGCTTTTACGgtgtctgctagagatgctctaagataTAATTCACACAACGCTCTTCTAAAAGCACCAAAGACACACAATACGAAAATACTCTTGCATAGTTTTTCAGCAACATTGTTTTCTCTCTCTCAATGAATGAAAAGGTCGTTCCAGATAGCCGTTCGTAAAAATATATATTGAAAACTAACTTTTATAATAGATTTGATCTTTTTGGAAAAGGAAAAACGGAAACTAGCACCTCACCAAGTAGGGGAAATCAGATTCCGCCACCATACATAGAAAGTAGTAAAAAGTATCATACTCGAACCAAAAATCAAACACATTAACCTATGGGAGAATGGCGGACAACCAGCATGGCCGCGTGGCGCATGCTGGTTGGCCGTGCCAAGAAACT
This sequence is a window from Aegilops tauschii subsp. strangulata cultivar AL8/78 chromosome 7, Aet v6.0, whole genome shotgun sequence. Protein-coding genes within it:
- the LOC109781663 gene encoding histone-lysine N-methyltransferase CLF-like gives rise to the protein MSPDRHRSPESDGIHRIRSFSAVSNNARLDLVPQDDEAIPDGELGEVSVPTYVNSLKNEFATLRSAEIKDMVENNKIKLSTIMQSNRGSSTIWQTSALDGTGLATNPLTPRQDDASCSTLGLELCLAEKDGGSSQEDSPYGTSTATLGGILTAKNANKPIELPTVSDLPPYTTWVFLDRNQRMTEDQSAFHRQNIYYNADCGGALMFSDSEDEVVEDEEEKREFKSSEDCFIRMTIDGCGMSDEALETLAHCFEKTPGDIKARYEILQRESTESSSKEVSKLNAKLKDIYHDKDLAAALDSFDNLFCRRCLVFDCKLHGCSQDIIFPAEKQSPWNSRDDVPCGIHCYKLATKHKDSIAYSQHNSPSTRSSRKKDAHQMENNSALVEDRNYLMVETNNEHSATDGHDSSRKEELVDKNICRQEDNFVSWMVIEQELLVKGVEIFGRNSCLIARNLLAGEKTCSDVFQYMNYIENSSTSEGHGLGLGSRRPRKRGRVKHASRSTVYRFIRKRIAAMKGELRQHYNPCGCQSACGKQCPCRKNDTCCEKFCGCPKACKNRFRGCNCAKAQCRSRQCPCFAADRECDPDVCRKCGVGCGDGSLGVPNQRGDNYGCQNMKLLLRQQQKVVLGRSDVSGWGAFVKNTVGKDDCLGEYTGELISHREAAKRGQRYDRENSSFLFNLNTEFVLDAFRMGNKLKFANHSPDPNCYAKVMFVAGDHRVGIFANERINAGKEIFYDYHYAPDEAPAWALKADDATGAKDPGQSSSGSAKKADAPGAKDPGQSSSGRAKRPGKSSRGRPRKHAR